One stretch of Streptomyces sp. A2-16 DNA includes these proteins:
- a CDS encoding glycosyltransferase, producing MSTVSVVIPCYKYGHFLADCVSSVLDEQDGVDVRVLIIDDASPDDSAEVAQKLAASDPRIEVHVHETNKGHIATYNEGLLEWADGDYVALLSADDRLVPGALVRAAALLDAHPEAGFAYGRPLRFQHGGPLPKARTRSTGSVVYPGHWWLDRRFREGTGCITSPEVVVRTSLQRRVGGYDPALPHAGDIEMWMRLAAHADVGYIRGADQAFYRVHGKNMSTVDFGGQLDDLRQRLVAFDSVLTKCADRLPEADRLADQVHTRLARFALRRAYRAYDRGRTGVVPVDECVAFAEECLPGYRALPEYRALRLRRRIGPKAMPYLQPLVWSAVAERGREWLWWESWKRRGI from the coding sequence ATGAGCACCGTCAGTGTTGTCATCCCCTGCTACAAGTACGGCCATTTCCTGGCCGACTGCGTGAGCAGCGTCCTGGACGAGCAGGACGGCGTCGACGTCCGGGTGCTCATCATCGACGACGCCTCGCCCGACGACTCGGCGGAGGTGGCGCAGAAACTGGCGGCCTCCGACCCGCGGATCGAGGTGCACGTCCACGAGACCAACAAGGGCCACATCGCCACGTACAACGAAGGCCTGCTGGAGTGGGCCGACGGCGACTACGTGGCCCTGCTGTCGGCCGACGACCGGCTGGTGCCGGGCGCGCTGGTGCGGGCCGCGGCCCTCCTGGACGCCCACCCCGAGGCCGGCTTCGCCTACGGACGGCCCCTGCGCTTCCAGCACGGCGGCCCGCTGCCCAAGGCCCGTACCCGCAGCACCGGTTCGGTCGTCTACCCCGGGCACTGGTGGCTGGACCGGCGCTTTCGCGAGGGCACCGGCTGCATCACCTCGCCGGAGGTCGTCGTCCGCACCAGCCTCCAGCGCAGGGTCGGCGGCTACGACCCCGCCCTGCCCCACGCCGGCGACATCGAGATGTGGATGCGGCTCGCCGCCCACGCCGACGTCGGCTACATTCGCGGCGCCGACCAGGCCTTCTACCGCGTCCACGGCAAGAACATGTCCACCGTCGACTTCGGCGGCCAGCTCGACGACCTGCGCCAGCGGCTCGTGGCCTTCGACTCGGTGCTCACCAAGTGCGCCGACCGGCTGCCCGAGGCCGACCGTCTGGCCGACCAGGTGCACACCCGGCTCGCCCGCTTCGCGCTGCGCCGCGCCTACCGGGCCTACGACCGGGGACGTACCGGAGTCGTCCCGGTCGACGAGTGCGTCGCGTTCGCCGAGGAGTGCCTGCCCGGATACCGGGCCCTGCCCGAGTACCGCGCGCTGCGCCTCAGACGGCGGATCGGCCCGAAGGCCATGCCCTACCTCCAGCCGCTGGTGTGGTCGGCCGTGGCCGAGCGCGGCCGGGAGTGGCTGTGGTGGGAGTCCTGGAAGCGCCGCGGCATCTGA
- a CDS encoding glycosyltransferase family 2 protein: MRRIARAPWELLKRAFGWLVLFELRNKVLLLPSAVRLRRLEDAETRRLTAVVGPVPEALVATVIATHRRPDALRAAVASALAQTVRDQVVIVVDDGAGLPELPDDPRLFAVSLARNTAVAGVVRNVGIRLTRSRYVAFLDDDNLWEPDHLERALAVLEAPGGPDGVYTALRRVLPDGTERDVLSVEFDRRRAARESFLDTNAFVARRDGSLRFSRLRRTPEVLPREDWELVYRYSRGHAVRHVPHATVRYLVNPGSFYTTWSG; encoded by the coding sequence ATGCGTCGCATCGCCCGCGCCCCCTGGGAGCTCCTCAAGCGCGCCTTCGGCTGGCTCGTCCTGTTCGAGCTGCGCAACAAGGTGCTGCTGCTGCCCTCCGCGGTGCGGCTGCGTCGACTCGAGGACGCCGAGACACGGCGCCTCACGGCGGTCGTCGGGCCCGTTCCCGAGGCCCTCGTCGCCACCGTCATCGCCACCCACCGGCGCCCCGACGCGCTGCGGGCGGCGGTCGCCTCGGCGCTGGCCCAGACGGTGCGCGACCAGGTCGTCATCGTCGTCGACGACGGCGCGGGGCTGCCCGAACTCCCGGACGATCCACGGCTGTTCGCGGTCTCGCTGGCCCGCAACACCGCCGTGGCGGGCGTCGTGCGCAATGTGGGCATCCGGCTCACCCGCTCGCGGTACGTGGCGTTCCTCGACGACGACAACCTGTGGGAACCCGACCACCTGGAGCGGGCGTTGGCGGTCCTGGAGGCGCCGGGAGGGCCCGACGGCGTCTACACGGCACTGCGCCGGGTGCTGCCGGACGGGACCGAACGGGACGTGCTGTCCGTGGAGTTCGACCGCCGGCGGGCCGCCCGGGAGTCCTTCCTGGACACCAACGCGTTCGTCGCGCGACGCGACGGCTCCCTCCGTTTCAGCCGACTGCGCCGTACGCCGGAGGTGCTGCCGCGCGAGGACTGGGAGCTCGTGTACCGCTACAGCCGGGGTCATGCCGTACGCCATGTGCCGCACGCCACCGTGCGGTATCTGGTGAACCCCGGGAGTTTCTACACGACGTGGTCCGGCTGA
- a CDS encoding glycosyltransferase family 2 protein gives MSPVAVIVVTWNSAKVLPGFLAALPDGMAGLDWRLVVADNASADDTVEVLGKLAPDATVVQTGRNAGYAAGVNAALKAAGDDGVALICNPDIRMRQGCAKRLVDSLGDGVGIAVPLLYEEGRDTPHHSLRRESSVLRALGEAVIGNRRAGRFPRLSELVTDPGAYRRPTRADWATGALMAISSDCRAACGPWDESFFLYSEETEYCLRARDLGFVTQLEPSAEAVHLGGDSQVSPRLWSLLTLNRVRLYGRRHGAVATMCFRGAVLLREASRAAFGRKASRAAAAALLRPGALRAAAQPDHVV, from the coding sequence TTGAGCCCCGTCGCCGTCATCGTCGTCACCTGGAACAGCGCCAAGGTGCTCCCCGGGTTCCTGGCCGCCCTCCCGGACGGCATGGCCGGCCTCGACTGGAGGCTGGTCGTCGCCGACAACGCCTCCGCCGACGACACCGTCGAGGTCCTCGGGAAACTGGCCCCCGACGCCACCGTCGTGCAGACCGGCCGCAACGCCGGGTACGCGGCCGGGGTCAACGCGGCGCTGAAGGCCGCGGGAGACGACGGCGTGGCCCTGATCTGCAACCCGGACATCCGGATGCGGCAGGGCTGCGCCAAGCGTCTCGTCGACAGCCTCGGCGACGGCGTCGGGATCGCCGTACCCCTGCTGTACGAGGAGGGCCGCGACACCCCGCACCACTCGCTGCGCCGGGAGTCGAGCGTGCTGCGCGCCCTGGGGGAGGCCGTCATCGGCAACCGGCGGGCCGGACGCTTCCCGCGCCTGAGCGAACTCGTCACCGATCCCGGCGCCTACCGGCGGCCCACCCGCGCGGACTGGGCGACCGGCGCGCTCATGGCGATCTCGTCCGACTGCCGGGCCGCCTGCGGACCGTGGGACGAGTCGTTCTTCCTGTACTCGGAGGAGACCGAGTACTGCCTGCGGGCCCGCGACCTGGGTTTCGTCACCCAGCTGGAGCCGTCCGCGGAGGCGGTGCACCTCGGTGGCGACTCGCAGGTCTCACCCCGGCTGTGGTCCCTGCTCACCCTCAACCGCGTGCGCCTGTACGGGCGGCGCCACGGGGCGGTCGCGACCATGTGCTTCAGGGGCGCCGTGCTGCTGCGCGAGGCGTCGCGGGCCGCGTTCGGCAGAAAGGCCTCCCGCGCGGCAGCGGCCGCCCTGCTCAGGCCCGGTGCCCTGCGAGCGGCCGCTCAGCCGGACCACGTCGTGTAG
- a CDS encoding O-antigen ligase family protein: MSIGEIWAILRRRWYFMVPFTVLSLLCGAYLYETVPVSYESQSSVALLDSSAVARLAPTFGNPISNAGGSLIVTADVLIRTLESSDAAKELHGRGVTDPYTTGFAPDSESPLLVLSVTGTDREKVLKETDILTAFAGEQLDALQAAAKVPPAYLVQTAPVVLPQTPVAESKNRYQGIAAVVIGGVVSAFLLSILMEGVTVVRRRRNTAARPRQARALTRERAGWLNRRVDATAILTVYLVLAFFIPSNLALPALGGVGTPANVFALLGLLWYLATWLGGRILPAPGTRFVRVSLCVLGTAVLMAYIADALRESSHQEVLGADRGLIGYLVWVSLVVLTSAAVQERGRLDVLMRRVVVLASVVAAIGFYDFFAATNIADSIHIPGLQTSVAQVSVMDRGAFTRPRATTAQPLEFAGMLAILLPFAIQQAFDPVRRHLHVLRRWGPVLLMGGALPLSVSRTSIVGLLLVALVMVPRWKPARRWAAIAVMTASVAVFKVLVPGLIGTITGLFASFLSNSDSSTQARTVKYSAIVPYLKEHPFFGRGFGTFTPDLYFFTDNQYMLTLAEMGVLGLVALLLLFITGIHHGGAIRRLARTESDRELGQAFFASSLVALVSSATFDSLSFPMFAGMFFLILGAGGSYLGFVRREAAPAVVPPAPRKAQEDRLPQLVESR; the protein is encoded by the coding sequence GTGAGCATTGGTGAGATATGGGCCATTCTGCGCCGACGGTGGTACTTCATGGTGCCCTTCACCGTGCTGAGCCTGCTCTGCGGCGCCTATCTGTACGAGACCGTCCCGGTCTCCTACGAGTCGCAGAGCTCGGTCGCGCTGCTGGACTCCTCGGCCGTCGCCCGCCTGGCGCCCACCTTCGGCAACCCCATCTCGAACGCGGGCGGTTCGCTGATCGTCACGGCCGACGTGCTGATCAGGACCCTCGAGTCGAGCGACGCCGCCAAGGAGTTGCACGGCAGGGGCGTCACGGACCCCTACACGACCGGCTTCGCCCCGGACAGCGAGAGCCCGCTGCTCGTGCTCAGCGTCACCGGGACCGACCGGGAGAAGGTGCTCAAGGAGACCGACATCCTGACCGCCTTCGCGGGCGAGCAGCTCGACGCCCTCCAGGCCGCCGCCAAGGTGCCGCCCGCCTATCTCGTGCAGACGGCCCCCGTGGTCCTGCCGCAGACCCCGGTCGCGGAGTCGAAGAACCGCTACCAGGGGATCGCGGCCGTCGTCATCGGAGGTGTCGTCAGCGCGTTCCTGCTGTCGATCCTGATGGAGGGCGTCACCGTGGTGCGCCGCCGGCGCAACACCGCCGCCCGACCGCGCCAGGCCCGCGCGCTCACCCGCGAACGGGCGGGCTGGCTGAACCGCCGCGTCGACGCCACCGCGATCCTCACCGTCTATCTCGTGCTGGCCTTCTTCATCCCCTCCAACCTGGCCCTGCCCGCGCTCGGCGGCGTCGGCACCCCGGCCAACGTCTTCGCCCTGCTCGGCCTGTTGTGGTACCTCGCGACCTGGCTGGGCGGCCGCATCCTCCCGGCACCGGGCACCAGGTTCGTGCGGGTCTCCCTGTGCGTGCTCGGCACGGCCGTCCTCATGGCCTACATCGCGGACGCCCTGCGCGAGAGCTCCCACCAGGAGGTCCTCGGGGCCGACCGCGGACTCATCGGATACCTGGTGTGGGTGTCGCTCGTCGTCCTGACCTCCGCGGCCGTGCAGGAACGCGGCCGGCTGGACGTGCTGATGCGCCGGGTGGTCGTCCTGGCGTCCGTCGTCGCCGCGATCGGCTTCTACGACTTCTTCGCGGCCACCAACATCGCCGACTCCATCCACATCCCCGGCCTGCAGACCAGCGTGGCCCAGGTGAGCGTGATGGACCGCGGTGCCTTCACCCGGCCCCGGGCCACCACGGCCCAGCCCCTGGAGTTCGCCGGCATGCTGGCGATCCTGCTGCCCTTCGCGATCCAGCAGGCCTTCGATCCGGTACGACGTCACCTGCACGTCCTGCGCCGCTGGGGTCCGGTGCTGCTCATGGGCGGCGCGCTGCCCCTGTCGGTCTCGCGGACCTCGATCGTCGGTCTGCTGCTGGTGGCCCTGGTGATGGTGCCGCGCTGGAAGCCCGCCCGGCGCTGGGCCGCGATCGCCGTGATGACCGCCTCCGTGGCCGTCTTCAAGGTGCTCGTGCCCGGGCTGATCGGCACCATCACGGGCCTGTTCGCGTCGTTCCTGTCCAACTCCGACAGCAGCACCCAGGCCCGCACGGTCAAGTACAGCGCGATCGTGCCCTATCTGAAGGAGCACCCCTTCTTCGGGCGGGGCTTCGGCACCTTCACCCCGGACCTGTACTTCTTCACCGACAACCAGTACATGCTGACGCTCGCCGAGATGGGCGTGCTCGGACTGGTCGCCCTGCTCCTGCTGTTCATCACCGGCATCCATCACGGCGGTGCCATCCGCAGGCTGGCCCGCACCGAGTCCGACCGCGAACTCGGCCAGGCGTTCTTCGCCTCCTCGCTGGTCGCCCTCGTCAGCAGCGCGACCTTCGACTCGCTCAGCTTCCCCATGTTCGCCGGCATGTTCTTCCTGATCCTGGGCGCGGGCGGCAGCTATCTCGGATTCGTCCGGCGCGAGGCGGCCCCCGCCGTCGTCCCGCCCGCCCCCCGCAAGGCCCAGGAAGACCGGCTTCCCCAACTCGTGGAGTCCCGTTGA
- a CDS encoding Wzz/FepE/Etk N-terminal domain-containing protein — protein sequence MDLAEIFRVMRRRWYVLLPGLLLTIGLTVAVAITVPVTYQSQSTVVLLNSEKATKAYDGNPFLSTQTSLTGMADSLARNLNSDASLRELKSRGATGTFEAKLADNAQGPLMWLTVTGTDKKAVLKSDRILTEYADERLVQFQKQQSVTTDAMIRMSTIVAPQDPAAQTKTRLEYMIMAGGLGLVLSLVATFYVEARRRPRPAVPDEDPAQPATDPEPTPAEATGPAARAEESVAEQTMALRTPPSWSRSAEKRRAEGPRGGRSVMTVASAAEALDEESTHGQRSHTGQREN from the coding sequence ATGGATCTCGCTGAGATCTTCCGGGTGATGCGCAGGCGCTGGTACGTCCTGCTGCCGGGGCTGCTGCTGACCATCGGCCTGACCGTGGCCGTGGCGATCACGGTCCCGGTCACCTACCAGTCGCAGAGCACGGTGGTCCTGCTGAACTCGGAGAAGGCCACCAAGGCCTACGACGGCAACCCCTTCCTCAGCACCCAGACCTCGCTGACCGGCATGGCCGACAGCCTGGCCCGCAACCTCAACTCCGACGCCTCGCTGCGGGAGCTCAAGTCCCGTGGCGCGACCGGCACGTTCGAGGCCAAGCTCGCCGACAACGCCCAGGGGCCGCTGATGTGGCTCACGGTGACCGGCACCGACAAGAAGGCCGTCCTGAAGTCGGACCGCATCCTGACGGAGTACGCGGACGAGCGGCTCGTGCAGTTCCAGAAGCAGCAGTCGGTCACGACGGACGCCATGATCCGCATGTCGACCATCGTGGCCCCGCAGGACCCGGCGGCGCAGACCAAGACCCGGCTCGAGTACATGATCATGGCCGGGGGTCTGGGGCTGGTCCTGAGCCTGGTGGCCACCTTCTACGTGGAGGCGCGCCGGCGTCCGCGTCCGGCGGTGCCGGACGAGGACCCCGCGCAGCCGGCGACCGACCCCGAGCCCACGCCCGCGGAGGCGACCGGGCCGGCGGCCAGGGCCGAGGAGTCGGTCGCCGAGCAGACGATGGCCCTGCGGACGCCGCCCAGCTGGTCGCGTTCCGCCGAGAAGAGGCGCGCCGAGGGGCCCAGGGGCGGGCGGTCCGTCATGACCGTGGCGTCCGCCGCCGAGGCGCTCGACGAGGAGTCGACACATGGACAGCGTTCGCACACCGGACAGCGAGAGAACTGA
- a CDS encoding oligosaccharide flippase family protein has protein sequence MDSVRTPDSERTETGDSPSSPAPASLGSKVRSAARWSLINTLVMRLGNFATGILLARFALGPAEWGVYGIAQTVLLVLLSANELGVGLAIIRWEGDPRRFAPTVLTLSVLSSGLLYVALFVSAPTVAGLLGSPDASGVLRVMCLCLVIDAVAHVPAGILTREFAQGRRMVIDALNFVLSTAVTLVLAFAGWGAMSFACGAVVGNVAALVGCAIAVPGTLRFGWDREQARALLKFGLPLAGASLLALAVVNVDTMVVGSSLGQISLGFYVLAFNMSGWPVRVISEAARRVSFAGFSRLADSPQALAQGFSRALGVLVTGTVPLCVLLGGLAAPVVHLVYGGKWLPAAEALPWLMALGLIRIVCELAYDCLVAVGQRRSLILVQGLWVAALVPVLIVGARTGGIVGVAQGHVLVGAALVVPVFLYALARAGIGLAAIARACLWPFLAGAAMILVLLGAKRLLGDGTLALFAVGATALACYVVCVLPSRRFLLGSRTPETV, from the coding sequence ATGGACAGCGTTCGCACACCGGACAGCGAGAGAACTGAGACGGGCGACAGCCCGTCGTCTCCCGCTCCTGCCTCCCTGGGCAGCAAGGTCCGTTCCGCGGCCCGCTGGAGCCTGATCAACACCCTGGTCATGCGCCTCGGCAACTTCGCCACCGGCATCCTGCTGGCGCGGTTCGCCCTCGGGCCCGCGGAGTGGGGTGTCTACGGCATCGCCCAGACCGTGCTCCTGGTGCTGCTCTCCGCGAACGAACTGGGCGTGGGCCTCGCCATCATCCGCTGGGAGGGTGACCCGCGCCGCTTCGCGCCGACCGTGCTGACGCTGAGCGTCCTGTCCAGCGGGCTGCTGTACGTCGCCCTGTTCGTCTCGGCGCCGACGGTGGCCGGGCTGCTCGGCTCGCCCGACGCCTCGGGCGTCCTCAGGGTGATGTGCCTGTGCCTGGTGATCGACGCGGTGGCGCACGTGCCCGCCGGCATCCTGACCCGGGAGTTCGCGCAGGGCAGGCGGATGGTCATCGACGCGCTCAACTTCGTCCTCAGCACCGCTGTGACCCTGGTCCTGGCGTTCGCCGGCTGGGGAGCGATGAGCTTCGCCTGCGGCGCGGTGGTCGGCAACGTGGCAGCCCTCGTCGGCTGCGCGATCGCCGTCCCCGGGACCCTGCGGTTCGGCTGGGACCGCGAACAGGCCCGCGCCCTGCTGAAGTTCGGTCTCCCGCTGGCCGGCGCGAGCCTGCTCGCCCTGGCCGTCGTCAACGTGGACACCATGGTCGTGGGCTCCTCCCTCGGCCAGATCTCGCTCGGTTTCTACGTCCTGGCGTTCAACATGTCCGGCTGGCCGGTCCGGGTCATCTCCGAGGCGGCCCGCCGGGTCTCCTTCGCCGGGTTCTCCCGCCTGGCCGACTCCCCGCAGGCCCTGGCCCAGGGCTTCAGCCGCGCCCTGGGGGTCCTGGTCACGGGCACCGTGCCGCTGTGCGTCCTGCTGGGCGGCCTCGCGGCCCCGGTGGTCCACCTCGTCTACGGCGGCAAGTGGCTGCCCGCCGCCGAGGCGCTGCCGTGGCTGATGGCCCTGGGCCTGATCCGCATCGTCTGCGAACTCGCCTACGACTGTCTCGTCGCGGTCGGACAGCGCCGCTCGCTCATCCTCGTCCAGGGACTGTGGGTCGCCGCCCTCGTCCCGGTCCTGATCGTCGGGGCCCGGACGGGCGGCATCGTCGGTGTCGCCCAGGGCCATGTCCTGGTCGGCGCCGCACTCGTCGTCCCCGTGTTCCTCTACGCCCTCGCCCGCGCCGGAATCGGCCTCGCCGCCATCGCGAGGGCCTGTCTCTGGCCCTTCCTCGCGGGTGCGGCGATGATCCTGGTGCTGCTCGGCGCCAAGCGGCTGCTGGGCGACGGCACCCTCGCCCTGTTCGCCGTCGGCGCGACCGCACTGGCCTGCTACGTGGTGTGCGTGCTGCCCAGCCGTCGCTTCCTGCTCGGCTCCCGGACCCCGGAGACCGTATGA